The following are encoded together in the Rhodothermales bacterium genome:
- a CDS encoding polysaccharide biosynthesis tyrosine autokinase has product MNTLLSGGALPGYPSLVEEEGLTLAELLRMLRQEWRLIVAVFLLVVLAVAAYTFTRQPVYQASSVVLVDTNGRRASGGTSLEDLLSVGGSNRTLYNEVEILRQSLPLAERVGARLLEEAPEGTPLAGGVEGVSPTVNVTARQIMAGRVRFAPINDRADLITITAMSTAPAEAALIANLYAEEYRNRSQETSRASVVSSRAFIEEQAQKRSEELSGVEDRLTEFMTREGAVALDSEGQNAVSQIAAIDAAIEESRVEIEVERAALRSLEQQVEEVEPGLVRRIASGVENEIRVLQERIAQLELQASDYYAVDPSLRGNESANEDLRVITTSIAGLRQQVDALSQQYVREVLAVGGMGPEAGGSALSYVTQLKRQVVEKRIRIQGLQARLAVLQNQLQSYESRLRDIPRQTIELAQLSRQRQSTERTYLFLVEKLQEARVAEESELGYVEVIRRADVPWQPVSPQPLRNMLVGMLFGLVLGVGLALMRRTLDHRIRTPEDLRQHGFSVLGVVPDMADIIKRNFGGKDLVRIDSHEVRATLAAALHPLSPVTEAVRHLRTSIRFSLPDKRVQVLLLTSSGPGEGKSTTAMNLAISMAQAGHRTLLVDADLRRPTVHSHLNIPRQNGLSELLFRSSPPDWEAFRRRLKVTWDHFDDEVENLYVLPAGKSVPSPAELLGSRRLRDLVGEMRQAFDIVIFDTPPALAVTDPVLVATLCDAAVLVAVAKETDWTTLERAREHLEVSGVPVIGCVLNKFTGREAKGYGYGYGYGYGYGAADSFALSSGAESPSTPASVEV; this is encoded by the coding sequence GTGAATACGCTCCTGAGCGGAGGCGCGCTCCCCGGCTACCCCTCGCTTGTGGAGGAGGAGGGGCTCACCCTCGCGGAGCTGCTTCGGATGCTCCGCCAGGAGTGGCGGCTGATCGTCGCCGTGTTCCTGCTCGTGGTGCTGGCCGTCGCGGCGTACACGTTCACGCGGCAGCCGGTCTACCAGGCGTCGAGCGTCGTGCTCGTGGATACGAACGGCCGGCGGGCCTCGGGCGGGACCTCGCTCGAAGACCTCCTCTCGGTGGGCGGGTCGAACCGGACGCTCTACAACGAGGTCGAGATCCTGCGGCAGTCGCTGCCGCTGGCGGAGCGCGTGGGGGCACGTCTTCTGGAGGAAGCCCCCGAAGGCACGCCGCTCGCTGGGGGAGTAGAGGGGGTATCGCCGACGGTGAACGTGACGGCCCGCCAGATTATGGCGGGCCGCGTCCGCTTCGCTCCCATCAACGACCGCGCCGACCTCATCACGATCACGGCGATGAGCACGGCGCCGGCCGAGGCCGCGCTCATCGCGAATCTCTACGCCGAGGAGTACCGGAATCGGAGTCAGGAGACGAGCCGCGCCAGCGTCGTCAGCTCTCGGGCGTTCATCGAGGAGCAGGCGCAGAAGCGCAGCGAAGAACTGAGCGGCGTCGAAGACCGCCTCACCGAGTTCATGACGCGGGAAGGGGCCGTGGCGCTGGACTCGGAAGGCCAGAACGCCGTGTCGCAGATCGCGGCGATCGACGCGGCCATCGAGGAATCGCGGGTCGAGATCGAAGTCGAGCGGGCGGCGTTGCGCTCGCTCGAGCAGCAGGTGGAGGAGGTCGAGCCCGGCCTCGTCCGGCGGATCGCCTCGGGCGTGGAGAACGAGATCCGCGTGCTGCAGGAGCGGATCGCCCAGCTCGAACTCCAGGCCAGCGACTACTACGCCGTCGACCCGTCGCTGCGCGGCAACGAGAGCGCGAACGAGGACCTCCGTGTGATCACGACGAGCATCGCGGGCTTGCGCCAGCAGGTGGACGCGCTCTCCCAGCAGTACGTCCGGGAGGTACTTGCCGTAGGCGGCATGGGGCCGGAGGCGGGCGGGTCCGCGCTGTCGTACGTCACCCAGCTCAAGCGGCAGGTCGTCGAGAAGCGGATCCGAATCCAGGGCCTTCAGGCGCGGCTCGCCGTGCTGCAGAACCAGCTCCAGTCGTACGAATCGCGCCTGCGCGACATCCCACGGCAGACGATCGAACTCGCCCAGCTCTCGCGGCAGCGGCAGTCCACGGAGCGGACGTACCTCTTCCTCGTCGAGAAGCTGCAGGAGGCCCGGGTGGCCGAGGAGTCCGAGCTCGGCTACGTCGAGGTCATCCGTCGGGCGGACGTGCCGTGGCAGCCGGTCAGCCCGCAGCCGCTGCGCAACATGCTCGTCGGCATGCTGTTCGGTCTCGTGCTCGGCGTCGGGCTCGCGCTCATGCGGCGGACGCTCGACCACCGCATCCGTACGCCGGAGGACCTCCGCCAGCACGGGTTCAGCGTGCTCGGCGTGGTGCCGGACATGGCCGACATCATCAAGCGGAATTTCGGCGGCAAAGACCTCGTCCGCATCGACTCCCACGAGGTGCGGGCGACGCTCGCGGCGGCGCTGCACCCGCTCTCGCCGGTGACCGAAGCGGTGCGCCACCTCCGGACGAGCATCCGGTTCAGCCTCCCCGACAAGCGCGTGCAGGTGCTCCTGCTGACGAGCTCGGGCCCGGGCGAGGGCAAGTCGACCACGGCGATGAACCTCGCGATCTCGATGGCGCAGGCCGGCCACCGCACGCTCCTCGTCGACGCCGACCTCCGCCGCCCGACCGTCCATAGCCACCTCAACATCCCGCGGCAGAACGGGCTGAGCGAGCTCCTCTTCCGCTCCAGCCCGCCCGATTGGGAGGCGTTCCGCCGCCGGCTGAAGGTGACGTGGGACCACTTCGACGACGAGGTGGAAAACCTCTACGTGCTGCCCGCCGGGAAGTCTGTGCCGAGCCCCGCCGAGCTCCTCGGCTCGCGGCGCCTCCGCGACCTCGTGGGCGAGATGCGCCAGGCCTTCGACATCGTCATTTTCGACACGCCGCCCGCGCTCGCCGTCACGGACCCCGTGCTCGTCGCAACGCTCTGCGATGCGGCCGTCCTCGTGGCCGTGGCGAAGGAGACGGACTGGACGACGCTGGAGCGCGCGCGCGAGCACCTCGAAGTGTCCGGGGTGCCCGTGATCGGGTGCGTGCTCAACAAGTTCACGGGCCGCGAAGCGAAAGGCTACGGGTACGGCTACGGGTATGGCTACGGGTACGGCGCCGCCGACAGCTTCGCGCTCTCGAGCGGAGCGGAATCCCCGTCCACCCCGGCGTCCGTCGAGGTGTGA
- a CDS encoding SLBB domain-containing protein, translating to MRLALFLFCFTMLGAGSAEAQTLTTNSGVAVYRYANPGQPTMDVRVWGAVRSPGVYQVERDMDLIEVLTLAGGPSIPSADDRSVRNVHVEILREAAAGRTAVLTTTLDALTALDTPLPDLQDGDLVSLSVQTQQRFTWRDALSVTTSVAALAVLVLRILE from the coding sequence ATGCGTCTCGCCCTCTTCCTCTTCTGCTTCACGATGCTCGGCGCCGGTTCCGCCGAGGCGCAGACCCTCACGACGAACTCGGGCGTAGCGGTCTATCGCTACGCAAACCCGGGGCAGCCGACGATGGACGTCCGCGTGTGGGGGGCCGTCCGGTCGCCCGGCGTCTATCAGGTGGAGCGCGACATGGACCTGATCGAGGTGCTGACATTGGCGGGTGGGCCTTCCATTCCGTCAGCGGACGACCGATCGGTGCGGAACGTGCACGTCGAGATCCTACGCGAAGCGGCGGCCGGCCGCACCGCCGTGCTGACGACGACGCTCGACGCGCTGACAGCGCTGGACACGCCGCTCCCGGACTTGCAGGACGGCGACCTCGTCAGCCTCTCCGTGCAAACGCAGCAGCGCTTCACGTGGCGCGACGCGCTCAGCGTCACGACGTCCGTCGCGGCGCTCGCCGTCCTCGTGCTCCGGATTCTTGAGTAG
- a CDS encoding DUF5715 family protein has translation MVKYAPIIVLVAAFVFNGCELETTPAPAASEVDAQPDATDERQDAAEALAESERVLSTNLDRILAHADSIESALRPVPLLTTAQTRTFDRYRNDDHLAVARRLGVPQPVGANARERLLAEGRLVRLDNSHYWTVRGLDYSTALVTPDVEGLLTEIGERFQARLADLGVPPLRLEVTSVLRTAEDQASLRRVNPNAARGESTHMYGTTVDIAYSSFRPPSEPVLALDTAEAPWLEPHLRRMEDAATEAGAARMSRELQAELGQVLREMQAEGKVMVTMEVRQPVFHITVARSYDEGA, from the coding sequence ATGGTGAAATACGCACCGATCATCGTCCTCGTCGCCGCATTCGTTTTCAATGGGTGCGAACTGGAGACGACCCCGGCTCCCGCAGCTTCCGAAGTGGACGCGCAGCCCGATGCGACCGATGAGAGGCAGGACGCAGCCGAGGCCCTTGCCGAGAGCGAGCGCGTCCTTTCGACGAACCTCGACCGGATCCTGGCGCACGCCGATTCCATCGAGTCCGCGCTCCGGCCCGTCCCCCTTCTTACGACGGCCCAGACCCGCACCTTTGACCGCTACCGCAACGACGACCACCTCGCTGTCGCCCGTCGCCTCGGGGTCCCGCAGCCGGTCGGCGCGAACGCTCGGGAGCGGCTGCTCGCCGAGGGCCGCCTGGTGCGGCTGGACAACTCTCATTACTGGACCGTCCGCGGTCTCGACTACTCCACGGCGCTCGTTACACCCGACGTGGAAGGGTTGTTGACTGAGATCGGCGAGCGGTTTCAGGCACGGCTAGCGGATCTGGGCGTGCCACCGCTCCGGCTCGAAGTGACCTCCGTGTTGCGGACGGCTGAGGACCAGGCCAGCCTCCGCCGCGTCAATCCCAACGCCGCCCGCGGTGAGAGCACGCACATGTACGGGACGACCGTCGACATCGCATACAGCAGCTTCCGCCCGCCGTCGGAGCCGGTGCTGGCGCTCGACACGGCCGAGGCGCCGTGGCTGGAGCCTCACTTGCGCCGGATGGAGGACGCGGCGACGGAGGCCGGAGCCGCACGGATGTCGCGCGAGTTGCAAGCGGAGCTCGGCCAGGTTCTCCGCGAGATGCAGGCCGAAGGCAAGGTGATGGTGACGATGGAAGTCCGCCAACCGGTCTTCCACATCACCGTCGCTCGCTCCTACGACGAGGGAGCCTGA
- the infA gene encoding translation initiation factor IF-1 — protein MSKQQPIQLEGVVTDALPNAQFRVELENGHKILGLLSGKMRKFFIRILPGDRVDVEMSPYDLSKGRIVYRYK, from the coding sequence ATGTCTAAGCAACAGCCTATCCAACTCGAAGGCGTCGTCACCGATGCCCTTCCCAACGCTCAGTTTCGAGTCGAGCTCGAGAACGGTCACAAGATCCTCGGCCTGCTTTCCGGCAAGATGAGGAAGTTCTTCATCCGCATCCTCCCCGGCGACCGTGTCGACGTGGAGATGTCGCCGTACGATCTCTCTAAGGGCCGGATCGTCTACCGATACAAGTAA